From a single Solanum dulcamara chromosome 4, daSolDulc1.2, whole genome shotgun sequence genomic region:
- the LOC129885293 gene encoding 24-methylenesterol C-methyltransferase 2-like, producing MDSLTLICTAALLAAGGLYWFVCFFGSAEVKGKRAVQLTGGSIDKENVQDNYKQYWSFFRRPKEIETADKVPVFVDTFYNLVTDIYEWGWGQSFHFSPSLPGKSNREATRIHEEMAVDLLSVKPGSRILDAGCGVGGPMRAIAAHSKANVVGITINEYQVKRARMHNKKAGLDSLCEVVCGNFLQMPFADNSFDGVYSIEATCHAPELEEVYQEIYRVLKPGSLYVSYEWVTTELYKPEDPEHVEIIHGIERGDALPGLRNYKDIAEVAKKVGFEVVKEKDLAKPPSHPWWTRLKMGRIAYWRNHILVTILAFLGIAPKGTVDVHEMLFVTADYLAQGGEKGIFSPMHMILCRKPEE from the coding sequence ATGGATTCTCTCACTCTCATTTGTACCGCCGCTCTTCTCGCCGCCGGCGGACTCTACTGGTTCGTTTGCTTTTTTGGCTCCGCCGAGGTCAAGGGTAAACGTGCCGTCCAACTTACCGGCGGCTCCATCGACAAAGAGAATGTCCAAGACAACTATAAACAGTACTGGTCTTTCTTCCGCCGCCCTAAGGAAATCGAAACCGCCGATAAGGTTCCCGTATTCGTAGATACTTTCTATAATCTCGTCACTGATATTTACGAATGGGGTTGGGGTCAGTCATTTCACTTTTCCCCTTCTCTCCCTGGCAAATCTAACCGTGAGGCTACTCGTATTCACGAGGAGATGGCGGTAGATCTATTGAGTGTGAAGCCCGGGTCCCGCATTCTCGATGCGGGCTGTGGTGTGGGTGGGCCGATGCGGGCTATCGCGGCCCATtctaaagctaatgtggttggaATCACTATTAATGAGTATCAGGTGAAGCGAGCCCGGATGCACAACAAAAAGGCCGGGCTCGATTCACTTTGCGAAGTTGTTTGCGGGAATTTCCTGCAAATGCCTTTTGCAGACAACAGTTTTGACGGAGTTTATTCAATTGAAGCTACATGCCACGCTCCTGAGCTTGAAGAAGTGTACCAGGAGATCTACCGGGTATTAAAACCCGGATCCTTGTACGTTTCTTATGAATGGGTTACAACTGAATTGTACAAACCGGAAGACCCGGAACATGTAGAGATTATCCATGGGATTGAAAGGGGTGATGCTCTGCCAGGTCTGAGAAACTACAAGGACATTGCTGAAGTTGCTAAGAAAGTTGGTTTTGAAGTGGTGAAAGAGAAGGATTTGGCAAAGCCACCATCACATCCATGGTGGACAAGGCTTAAAATGGGTAGGATTGCCTACTGGAGGAACCACATTTTGGTCACAATTCTTGCTTTTCTTGGAATTGCACCAAAAGGTACAGTCGATGTCCACGAGATGCTGTTCGTGACTGCTGATTATTTAGCTCAAGGTGGTGAAAAAGGCATTTTCTCTCCTATGCATATGATTCTCTGCAGAAAACCTGAAgagtaa